From the Priestia koreensis genome, one window contains:
- a CDS encoding HAD family hydrolase, whose product MVTTPKAIFLDMDGTILNRQNRVSMETKETIDRLRKQGIYVFIATGRAFDEIAELVPDGFEVDGFITSNGMAGYVGKEMVFKHSLSLELVHTIIEKAREHRVYYELFPYNSARVTLKQDQEYVLNEIKDPKPEDVEINEWLSRKKAIQEEIDWKDRVEGSEFSKFYFFARTTTHINAFKDELEKLKQDTDFSTSTSSHHNVEVMVANVNKATGIQQMLKHFGLSSDGILAIGDSNNDLPMFQFVSYAVAMKNAGDHIKDVVDDVTEYTCDDNGVARYLSQFIKEASAERESEAATK is encoded by the coding sequence ATGGTTACAACACCGAAAGCCATTTTCTTAGATATGGATGGCACTATTTTAAACCGTCAAAATCGAGTAAGCATGGAAACGAAGGAAACGATTGATCGTTTGCGTAAGCAGGGAATCTATGTGTTTATCGCAACGGGGAGAGCGTTTGATGAAATTGCTGAATTGGTGCCTGATGGCTTTGAAGTAGATGGATTTATTACATCAAACGGTATGGCAGGGTATGTAGGCAAAGAAATGGTATTTAAGCATTCCCTTTCCCTTGAACTCGTACACACAATTATTGAAAAAGCACGAGAGCACCGTGTCTATTATGAATTATTTCCATACAACAGCGCGCGCGTAACGTTGAAACAGGACCAAGAATACGTTCTGAACGAAATTAAAGATCCAAAGCCTGAAGATGTTGAAATTAATGAATGGCTTTCACGTAAAAAAGCGATTCAAGAAGAAATTGACTGGAAGGATCGTGTGGAAGGCAGTGAGTTTTCAAAGTTTTATTTCTTTGCGCGAACAACTACACATATTAATGCGTTTAAAGACGAGCTTGAAAAATTAAAGCAAGACACCGATTTTTCAACGTCTACATCCTCACATCATAACGTAGAGGTTATGGTCGCAAACGTGAATAAAGCAACAGGTATTCAGCAGATGCTGAAGCACTTTGGTTTATCTTCTGACGGAATTTTAGCGATTGGTGACAGCAACAATGATTTACCAATGTTTCAGTTTGTAAGCTACGCAGTGGCGATGAAAAATGCTGGCGATCATATTAAAGACGTCGTTGATGATGTGACAGAATATACGTGCGATGACAACGGCGTGGCTCGTTATTTGTCTCAATTTATAAAAGAGGCATCCGCTGAGCGTGAAAGCGA
- a CDS encoding glycosyltransferase family 2 protein — MKKHVRYSIVIPVYNEEAVIHETYRRLKSVMNSTKEAYELLFVNDGSRDQTAAILKGYSDGDDSVKLIDFSRNFGHQIAITAGMDYARGEAIVVIDADLQDPPELILEMIEKWKEGYDVVYAKRVQRKGETFFKKQTASLFYRILRASTDVDIPVDTGDFRLIDRRVCEEMKGIQEKNRFVRGLVSWVGFKQTAVEYVRDERLAGETKYPLKKMLKLSLDGLTTFSYKPLKLATYTGSLLSLAGFIYMFIVLYQKLFTDSTVEGWASLIVIQLFFSGIVLILLGIVGEYIGRIYDETKNRPLYIVRECYGMERKERQVVSSVVHE; from the coding sequence ATGAAAAAACATGTGCGCTATTCCATTGTGATCCCTGTCTACAATGAAGAGGCCGTTATTCATGAAACCTATCGTCGTTTAAAATCAGTGATGAATTCGACAAAGGAAGCTTACGAGCTTCTCTTTGTCAATGACGGTAGCCGAGATCAAACCGCCGCTATTTTAAAGGGATATAGCGACGGGGACGATTCGGTCAAACTGATCGACTTCTCACGAAACTTCGGTCATCAGATTGCGATTACGGCTGGGATGGATTATGCAAGAGGAGAAGCAATTGTCGTAATTGACGCTGATTTACAAGATCCACCAGAGCTGATTTTAGAGATGATTGAGAAATGGAAGGAAGGCTATGACGTGGTGTACGCAAAGCGCGTGCAGCGAAAAGGCGAAACGTTTTTCAAAAAGCAAACGGCCTCTCTCTTTTACCGTATTTTACGTGCGTCAACGGATGTCGATATCCCCGTTGATACGGGGGACTTTCGTTTAATTGATCGCCGTGTTTGTGAAGAAATGAAAGGCATTCAGGAGAAAAACCGCTTTGTGAGAGGGCTCGTTAGCTGGGTAGGATTTAAGCAGACGGCCGTAGAGTATGTGCGGGATGAGCGATTAGCGGGTGAAACAAAGTATCCGCTTAAAAAAATGCTAAAGCTTTCCCTAGACGGATTGACGACGTTTTCCTATAAGCCACTAAAGCTTGCGACGTATACAGGAAGCCTTCTATCACTTGCTGGATTTATCTATATGTTTATTGTTCTGTATCAAAAGCTCTTCACAGATAGCACCGTGGAAGGATGGGCTTCATTGATTGTTATACAGCTGTTTTTCAGCGGTATCGTGCTGATTTTACTTGGTATTGTGGGTGAATATATCGGTCGTATTTATGACGAAACGAAAAATCGTCCGCTTTATATCGTTCGTGAGTGTTACGGAATGGAGCGAAAAGAGCGCCAAGTAGTAAGTAGTGTTGTACATGAGTAG
- a CDS encoding GtrA family protein — protein MKFGLVGIVNTGIDFLLFTLLTLGGFPYLLAQIISYSGGLANSYMLNRSWTFQQKGAASKKEVIAFMSVNLITLAVTSVLLSELHQQLDWSLIVSKLVATIVGVGINYVGTRLVFVRDVEFGGEKK, from the coding sequence TTGAAGTTTGGTCTTGTCGGTATCGTAAACACCGGCATCGATTTTCTTCTTTTTACATTACTGACGCTAGGGGGCTTTCCGTATCTTCTTGCTCAAATCATTTCGTACAGCGGTGGTTTAGCAAACAGCTACATGCTAAACCGTTCATGGACGTTTCAGCAAAAAGGAGCCGCTTCAAAAAAAGAGGTTATCGCTTTTATGAGCGTAAATCTTATCACGCTTGCTGTGACGTCAGTCTTATTATCAGAGCTTCATCAGCAGCTTGATTGGTCACTCATCGTGAGTAAGTTGGTCGCGACGATTGTAGGAGTTGGTATTAATTATGTTGGCACGCGCTTGGTGTTTGTGCGTGACGTTGAATTTGGAGGAGAGAAAAAATGA
- the galU gene encoding UTP--glucose-1-phosphate uridylyltransferase GalU, whose amino-acid sequence MKIKKAVIPVAGLGTRFLPATKAQPKEMLPIVDKPAVQYIVEEAVQSGIESIIFVTGKNKKSIEDHFDKSIELEQLLEEKGKYDQLKEVQGISSMATIHYIRQKEPLGLGHAVLCAKQFIGDEPFAVLLGDDIMMSEPPALQQMTKVYEQASAPVVGVQAVAKEEVSKYGIIQPGFSHNGVYEVSTIIEKPAQELAPSNLAVMGRYILPPSIFAILETIERGAGNEIQLTDALAHMCKREGLFALELEGSRYDIGDKLGYIKAIMEIGLKRTELRPHLVSYFEELFCKEVQRKSV is encoded by the coding sequence ATGAAAATAAAAAAAGCGGTTATTCCAGTGGCAGGACTAGGCACGCGCTTTTTGCCTGCAACAAAAGCACAGCCAAAGGAGATGCTTCCGATTGTGGATAAGCCGGCTGTTCAATACATCGTAGAAGAAGCGGTTCAGTCAGGAATCGAAAGCATTATTTTTGTAACCGGAAAAAATAAAAAATCCATTGAGGATCATTTTGATAAATCCATTGAGCTTGAACAATTGTTAGAAGAGAAAGGGAAGTATGATCAGCTCAAAGAAGTACAAGGAATTTCCTCGATGGCTACAATTCATTACATTCGACAAAAGGAGCCGCTCGGACTTGGTCATGCGGTCCTTTGTGCCAAACAATTTATCGGTGACGAGCCGTTTGCAGTACTTTTAGGTGATGATATTATGATGTCGGAGCCACCTGCATTGCAGCAGATGACAAAAGTATATGAACAAGCGTCAGCACCTGTTGTAGGGGTTCAGGCCGTGGCAAAAGAAGAAGTAAGCAAATATGGAATCATTCAACCAGGATTTTCACATAACGGGGTATATGAAGTGAGTACTATCATTGAAAAGCCAGCGCAAGAACTGGCTCCGTCGAACTTAGCGGTTATGGGTCGATACATTCTTCCTCCTTCAATCTTTGCGATCCTTGAAACGATTGAACGAGGCGCAGGAAATGAAATTCAGCTCACAGATGCACTGGCACACATGTGCAAACGTGAGGGGCTGTTTGCTCTAGAGCTAGAAGGGAGCCGCTATGACATCGGTGATAAGCTTGGCTACATAAAAGCGATCATGGAAATAGGTCTGAAACGTACAGAGCTTCGTCCGCATTTAGTATCTTATTTTGAAGAGTTATTTTGTAAAGAGGTTCAGAGGAAGAGTGTCTAG